Proteins from a genomic interval of Firmicutes bacterium HGW-Firmicutes-1:
- a CDS encoding glyoxalase — protein MELNCIRLLVNDFDGCFKFYKENLKLTSTWGEIGGDYASFDIGLSSGLSLFKSDLMASAIGDTDKEYPVGYRDKIAIIIKVDDVDRIYNELKSNGVHFVNEPSDMTGWGMRAVHLRDPENNLLELFSELDKSKWDHELVEDDTKYNN, from the coding sequence ATGGAATTAAATTGTATTCGTTTATTAGTGAATGATTTTGATGGCTGTTTTAAGTTTTATAAAGAAAATTTAAAACTCACATCAACTTGGGGTGAAATAGGTGGTGACTATGCGAGTTTTGACATTGGTTTATCATCTGGTTTATCCCTGTTTAAATCAGATTTAATGGCATCTGCTATTGGTGATACCGATAAAGAGTATCCCGTTGGTTATAGAGATAAAATTGCCATCATTATTAAAGTTGATGATGTTGATAGAATTTATAATGAGTTAAAATCTAATGGAGTTCATTTTGTTAACGAGCCAAGTGATATGACCGGCTGGGGAATGAGGGCCGTACATCTAAGAGACCCTGAGAACAATTTGTTAGAACTTTTTTCAGAACTAGATAAATCTAAATGGGACCATGAGTTAGTTGAAGACGATACAAAATATAATAACTAA